The following are encoded together in the Streptomyces rapamycinicus NRRL 5491 genome:
- a CDS encoding HpcH/HpaI aldolase family protein produces MRFHRAFEGAPGPIPVGTWIKLPAGESVEALAAAGFDFVVIDLEHTLLSTETAARHITLASALGVRPLVRVPDHNPSTVQRLLDGGAVGILFPHVDDASAARRAAEATRFPPHGVRGSGGTSRAGGWGTLSRAEYLRRGNEDVLCLPQLESRKAMEAAPEILAVDGVDGVFIGTADLALDMGVPGNAPEIAELVAAVGAAAKKAGKPSGVAFGAQPRAFAEAVRDGHGFVVLGNDTSLLADAARELVTAAREAAHDKAGADPATQEVPS; encoded by the coding sequence ATGAGGTTCCACAGGGCCTTCGAGGGCGCCCCCGGGCCCATCCCGGTCGGCACCTGGATCAAGCTCCCGGCCGGGGAGTCGGTGGAGGCCCTGGCGGCGGCGGGCTTCGACTTCGTGGTCATCGACCTGGAGCACACCCTGCTGTCCACCGAGACGGCGGCCCGGCACATCACCCTGGCCTCCGCACTCGGCGTGCGGCCGCTCGTACGCGTCCCCGACCACAACCCCTCGACCGTGCAGCGACTGCTCGACGGCGGTGCGGTGGGGATCCTGTTCCCGCACGTCGATGACGCCTCGGCGGCGCGGAGGGCCGCCGAGGCCACCCGTTTCCCGCCACACGGCGTACGGGGCAGCGGCGGCACCTCCCGGGCCGGGGGCTGGGGCACACTGTCCCGGGCCGAATATCTGCGGCGGGGCAACGAGGACGTGCTGTGCCTGCCGCAGCTGGAGAGCCGCAAGGCCATGGAGGCGGCACCGGAGATCCTGGCCGTCGACGGAGTGGACGGGGTGTTCATCGGCACCGCCGATCTGGCCCTCGACATGGGAGTGCCCGGCAACGCCCCGGAGATCGCGGAACTCGTCGCAGCGGTGGGCGCGGCCGCGAAGAAGGCGGGAAAGCCCTCGGGAGTGGCCTTCGGCGCCCAGCCCCGGGCCTTCGCCGAGGCCGTCCGGGACGGCCACGGATTCGTCGTCCTGGGCAATGACACCTCACTCCTCGCCGACGCCGCCCGCGAGCTGGTCACCGCGGCGCGGGAAGCGGCACACGACAAGGCCGGAGCGGACCCGGCGACACAGGAGGTCCCCTCATGA
- a CDS encoding acetoacetate decarboxylase family protein codes for MSYRRQPGRLYRMPAHFGPTPGPRQRLDASRWTGAPSPRQTTLWADFATPAGQLEPLLPERFALDGEPRLRVRFRYLSQIAWLAGRGYNILDLAVPVVHQPSGCGEPVHGDLVLVLWESLADPIISGREELGYAKLYAEIPPARGAAGTGYMAGQASWDGFTFAELSIDGIGEPLPSGSGDAEAPLLHCRYLPSADDPGRADVDEVTVTPAGYPKREVLDRRTGSGATVRFTAGDFDRLPTLYHITARLAALDLAETTSCGVLTTLGGKDLSDQYVLR; via the coding sequence ATGAGCTACCGGCGCCAACCAGGGCGGCTGTACCGGATGCCGGCCCACTTCGGGCCCACCCCCGGGCCGCGGCAGCGGCTCGACGCATCCCGCTGGACGGGCGCGCCCTCCCCCCGGCAGACCACACTGTGGGCGGACTTCGCCACCCCGGCCGGGCAGCTGGAGCCGCTGCTGCCCGAGCGTTTCGCGCTCGACGGCGAGCCCCGGCTGCGGGTGCGCTTTCGCTATCTCAGCCAGATCGCCTGGCTCGCCGGACGCGGCTACAACATCCTCGACCTCGCCGTCCCGGTCGTCCACCAGCCCTCGGGCTGTGGCGAGCCGGTACACGGGGATCTGGTCCTGGTGCTGTGGGAGAGCCTTGCGGACCCGATCATCTCCGGACGGGAGGAGCTGGGCTACGCCAAGCTCTACGCCGAGATCCCCCCGGCCCGAGGAGCGGCCGGCACCGGATACATGGCCGGGCAGGCATCCTGGGATGGTTTCACCTTCGCCGAGCTGTCCATCGACGGCATCGGCGAGCCGCTGCCGTCGGGCAGCGGTGACGCCGAAGCACCCCTGTTGCACTGTCGGTACCTCCCCTCGGCCGACGATCCGGGGCGGGCCGACGTCGACGAGGTGACGGTCACCCCCGCCGGCTATCCCAAGCGGGAGGTCCTGGACCGGCGGACCGGCTCCGGTGCCACCGTCCGCTTCACGGCGGGCGACTTCGACCGGCTGCCGACGCTGTACCACATCACCGCGCGCCTCGCGGCGCTCGACCTCGCCGAGACGACCTCATGCGGGGTTCTCACCACCCTCGGCGGCAAGGACCTGTCGGATCAGTACGTCCTGCGCTGA
- a CDS encoding ABC transporter ATP-binding protein, translating into MARQRRRPIIELDHVDKHYRARGRSDVVALRDISASIADGEFVSLVGPSGCGKSTLLKIINGLERHTAGTMRFHTGTDDRRQAMGMVFQQPLLLPWRTVKDNVLLPRDLVGGRRRRDDTERAETLLRTLSLGDFMDRYPRELSGGMQQRVGIARALMHDPRILLMDEPFGALDAMTRDQMSLELLQIWERDRKTVLFVTHSISESVLLSDRVIVMSSRPGRIVSVVDVELPRPRRLSDINTEQFGHYVKGIRRTLDSEHELSPR; encoded by the coding sequence ATGGCACGTCAACGGAGACGGCCCATCATCGAACTCGACCACGTCGACAAGCACTACCGGGCCAGGGGCCGGTCCGATGTGGTCGCCCTGCGCGACATCAGCGCATCCATCGCCGACGGGGAGTTCGTCTCCCTCGTCGGACCCAGCGGGTGCGGCAAGTCGACCCTGTTGAAGATCATCAACGGTCTGGAGCGGCACACCGCGGGAACCATGCGCTTCCACACCGGCACCGACGACCGGCGCCAGGCGATGGGCATGGTGTTCCAGCAGCCCCTGCTGCTGCCCTGGCGCACGGTCAAGGACAACGTTCTGCTGCCCCGCGACCTGGTCGGCGGTCGCCGTCGCCGGGACGACACCGAACGGGCCGAGACTCTGCTGCGCACCCTCAGCCTCGGCGACTTCATGGACCGCTATCCCCGGGAACTCTCCGGCGGTATGCAGCAACGTGTGGGCATCGCCCGGGCCCTGATGCACGATCCCCGGATCCTGCTGATGGACGAGCCGTTCGGCGCGCTGGACGCCATGACCCGCGACCAGATGTCCTTGGAGCTCCTCCAGATCTGGGAACGCGACCGCAAGACCGTCCTGTTCGTCACTCACAGCATCTCCGAGTCCGTTCTGCTCTCCGACCGGGTGATCGTGATGTCCTCCAGGCCCGGTCGCATCGTCAGCGTGGTCGACGTCGAACTGCCCCGTCCCCGCAGGCTCTCCGACATCAACACCGAGCAGTTCGGCCATTACGTCAAGGGGATCCGTCGCACCTTGGACTCCGAGCATGAACTCAGCCCCAGATGA
- a CDS encoding ABC transporter permease translates to MKTHTDSSQPFRPGTSGTATDAADPADRDDHTQIIEAAGDRVRRRQLKDLPGWLLSSALFAVLLGIWETAVRVAGVSPIIVPPPSEVFTALWDGILDGQLAFHTWVTLQEIIGGFLLAVAFALATALLVTQWKVAEKAVLPLVVVVQTVPKVAMAPMLLIWFGFGMTSKTLTTALIAFFPLLINAILGLNSAGSDEQNMLRSFGASRWQVLRRLRIPAALPHVIAGLDSAAVLSVLGAIVAEFVGAQAGLGYVIQASNTQLDTASMFAVLVILSVIGLCLHFLITGVGKKIAFWSHDDDVRIKDV, encoded by the coding sequence ATGAAGACGCATACCGATTCGTCGCAACCATTCCGCCCCGGCACATCCGGCACCGCGACCGATGCCGCGGACCCCGCCGACCGCGACGACCACACACAGATCATCGAGGCGGCCGGCGACCGCGTCCGTCGCCGGCAGCTCAAAGACCTCCCCGGATGGCTGCTCAGCTCCGCCCTGTTCGCCGTGCTGCTCGGCATCTGGGAAACGGCGGTGCGCGTGGCCGGAGTGTCGCCCATCATCGTCCCGCCACCCAGCGAGGTCTTCACCGCCCTCTGGGACGGCATCCTCGACGGGCAACTGGCGTTCCACACCTGGGTCACCCTCCAGGAGATCATCGGCGGCTTTCTGCTGGCCGTGGCGTTCGCGCTGGCGACCGCGCTGCTGGTCACCCAGTGGAAGGTGGCGGAGAAGGCGGTGCTTCCCCTGGTGGTGGTCGTCCAGACCGTCCCCAAGGTCGCCATGGCCCCGATGCTGCTCATCTGGTTCGGCTTCGGTATGACCTCCAAGACGCTCACCACCGCGCTGATCGCCTTCTTCCCTCTGCTCATCAACGCGATCCTGGGACTGAACTCCGCGGGCTCGGACGAACAGAACATGCTGCGCTCCTTCGGCGCCTCCCGCTGGCAGGTGCTGCGCCGACTGCGGATCCCCGCGGCGCTGCCCCACGTCATCGCCGGACTCGACTCCGCCGCGGTGCTGTCGGTACTGGGCGCCATCGTGGCCGAATTCGTCGGCGCACAGGCGGGACTCGGCTATGTCATCCAGGCTTCCAACACCCAGTTGGACACCGCGTCGATGTTCGCCGTGCTGGTGATCCTGTCCGTGATCGGTCTGTGTCTGCACTTCCTGATCACCGGCGTCGGCAAGAAGATCGCCTTCTGGTCCCATGACGACGATGTACGGATCAAGGACGTCTGA
- a CDS encoding ABC transporter substrate-binding protein, with the protein MMTIRKRPRTTARRLTLWLTVGLLGPSWLTACGLPSDGVGARDGDKVVISLSAKTWNAGLASLAVAEKRGYFTQENLNVNFVLLDGATIQAQQVATGNTTVGAITPEPVIYVDQPSKKLDLRYFASFYRHNIYGLRVPAASSIKSLKDLRGKTVGVASLGSAAVTNIKVLLRDEGIPEKSVTFVSIGTGGQQAAAVKNGDVDAVALFDTQFQILQNSGVPLRRIPLPRVDSLAGGGLVADASRLRRDPDLFARIGRAVAKGVVFAQTNPEAAIDDLYATHPEARNRALPRQKSRANDAKVLRVRMRTMGVQSGESEWGILKRSELQRNIDFMNHAGLIDEKVDVDKVFTGQLTDEINDFDADAIRAQARAATPGH; encoded by the coding sequence ATGATGACCATCAGGAAACGGCCCCGTACGACCGCGCGCAGGCTGACGCTGTGGCTGACCGTCGGCCTGCTGGGACCCTCGTGGCTGACCGCCTGCGGACTGCCGTCGGACGGGGTGGGCGCACGGGACGGTGACAAGGTCGTCATCAGTCTCTCGGCGAAGACCTGGAACGCCGGACTGGCGAGCCTCGCCGTCGCCGAGAAGCGCGGCTACTTCACCCAGGAGAACCTCAACGTCAACTTCGTCCTGCTCGACGGCGCCACCATCCAGGCGCAGCAGGTGGCCACGGGCAACACCACGGTCGGCGCGATCACCCCGGAGCCGGTGATCTACGTGGACCAGCCCAGCAAAAAGCTCGACCTGCGCTACTTCGCCTCCTTCTACCGGCACAACATCTACGGGCTGCGTGTCCCCGCCGCGTCCTCCATCAAGAGCCTGAAGGACCTGCGCGGAAAGACGGTCGGGGTGGCCTCGCTGGGCAGCGCCGCCGTCACCAACATCAAGGTGCTGCTCCGTGACGAGGGCATCCCCGAGAAGTCCGTCACGTTCGTCTCCATCGGCACTGGAGGGCAGCAGGCAGCCGCGGTGAAGAATGGGGACGTCGACGCGGTCGCCCTGTTCGACACCCAGTTCCAGATCCTCCAGAACAGCGGTGTGCCCCTGCGCCGTATCCCGCTGCCCAGGGTGGACAGCCTCGCGGGCGGCGGCCTGGTGGCCGACGCCTCCCGGCTGCGACGGGACCCGGACCTCTTCGCCAGGATCGGCCGGGCGGTGGCCAAGGGCGTCGTCTTCGCCCAGACCAACCCGGAGGCCGCCATCGACGACCTCTATGCCACCCACCCCGAGGCCCGCAACCGCGCCCTGCCGCGGCAGAAGTCCCGTGCCAACGACGCCAAGGTGCTCCGGGTCCGGATGAGGACGATGGGCGTGCAGTCCGGCGAGAGCGAATGGGGAATCCTCAAGCGCTCGGAACTGCAACGCAACATCGACTTCATGAACCATGCCGGGCTGATCGACGAGAAGGTGGACGTGGACAAGGTGTTCACCGGTCAGCTCACCGACGAGATCAACGACTTCGACGCCGATGCCATCCGGGCGCAGGCCCGGGCGGCGACGCCCGGCCACTGA
- a CDS encoding IlvD/Edd family dehydratase — MVYRSWMRNQGYTGEVFDGRPVIGIATTWSELAPCNSHLQRVAESVKRGVWQAGGFPLEFPAMALGETLMRPTAMLYRNLLAMEAEELMRANPLDGVVLLSGCDKTTPGLLMAASSVDLPAIMVTGGPMLNGKYRGGDVGSGTQVWRFEAELAAGRMTQEECFFAEGCMARSNGHCMTMGTASTMASMAEALGMQLPGSASWPAVDSRRYETAQRAGQRIVAMVAEDLRPSQIMTREAFENAIRVNAAIGGSTNAVIHLLAIAGRLGVPLALDDFDALAREVPTLVDLQPSGRFLMEDFCYAGGLPVVMRELGALLHPEPTTVTGRTVAENVADAECWNREVIRTLDDPFQEAGTGTAVLRGNLAPNGAVIKQSAASRHLLTHRGRALVFDTPEDYLAVHADEDLPVDENTVLVIRGSGPRGYPGMPEVSNVVLPPKLLRKGIEDMVRICDGRMSGTGFGTVVLHVSPESAVGGPLALVRDGDWITLDVPARTLTLDVGEAELERRRAAWEPPPPVADRGWSRLYTEHVLQADQGLDLDFLVGGSGHPVPRESH; from the coding sequence ATGGTCTATCGGTCCTGGATGCGCAACCAGGGCTATACCGGTGAGGTGTTCGACGGCCGTCCGGTGATCGGCATCGCCACGACGTGGTCGGAGCTGGCGCCCTGCAACAGCCATCTGCAGCGGGTGGCGGAGTCGGTGAAGCGCGGGGTGTGGCAGGCCGGGGGCTTTCCGCTGGAGTTCCCCGCGATGGCGCTGGGCGAGACCCTGATGCGGCCGACCGCGATGCTGTACCGCAATCTGCTGGCCATGGAGGCCGAGGAGCTGATGCGGGCCAATCCGCTGGACGGTGTGGTGCTGCTGTCCGGCTGTGACAAGACCACCCCGGGTCTGCTGATGGCCGCCTCCAGCGTCGATCTGCCGGCCATCATGGTCACCGGCGGCCCGATGCTCAACGGCAAGTACCGGGGCGGGGATGTGGGCTCGGGCACCCAGGTGTGGCGGTTCGAGGCCGAGTTGGCGGCCGGGCGGATGACCCAGGAGGAGTGCTTCTTCGCCGAGGGCTGTATGGCCCGGTCCAACGGGCACTGCATGACCATGGGCACCGCGTCCACCATGGCCTCCATGGCCGAGGCACTCGGTATGCAGCTGCCCGGTTCGGCGAGCTGGCCTGCGGTGGACTCGCGGCGGTACGAGACGGCGCAGCGCGCCGGGCAACGGATCGTGGCCATGGTGGCGGAGGATCTGCGGCCGTCGCAGATCATGACCCGGGAGGCGTTCGAGAACGCGATCCGCGTCAACGCGGCCATCGGCGGCTCCACCAACGCGGTGATCCATCTGCTGGCCATAGCGGGGCGGCTGGGGGTGCCGCTGGCTCTCGACGACTTCGACGCGCTGGCCCGGGAGGTGCCCACGCTGGTCGACCTCCAGCCCTCCGGACGGTTCCTGATGGAGGACTTCTGCTACGCGGGTGGGCTGCCGGTGGTGATGCGCGAGCTGGGCGCGCTGCTGCACCCGGAGCCGACCACGGTGACCGGCCGTACGGTGGCGGAGAACGTCGCCGACGCCGAGTGCTGGAACCGTGAGGTGATCCGGACACTCGACGACCCGTTCCAGGAGGCGGGCACCGGCACCGCCGTGCTGCGCGGCAATCTCGCGCCGAACGGCGCGGTGATCAAACAGTCCGCCGCATCGCGCCATCTGCTCACCCACCGGGGCCGGGCCCTGGTGTTCGACACCCCGGAGGACTACCTCGCCGTGCACGCGGATGAGGATCTGCCGGTGGACGAGAACACCGTGCTGGTGATCCGGGGCAGCGGCCCGCGCGGCTACCCGGGGATGCCCGAGGTGTCCAATGTGGTGCTGCCGCCCAAGTTGCTGCGCAAGGGCATCGAGGACATGGTGCGCATATGTGACGGCCGGATGTCCGGCACCGGCTTCGGCACCGTGGTCCTCCATGTGTCCCCCGAGTCCGCCGTCGGTGGCCCGCTGGCGCTGGTGCGCGACGGCGACTGGATCACCCTGGACGTCCCGGCGCGTACGCTGACCCTGGACGTGGGCGAGGCGGAGCTGGAGCGCCGACGGGCCGCCTGGGAGCCCCCGCCGCCGGTCGCCGACCGTGGCTGGAGCAGGCTCTACACCGAGCATGTGCTGCAGGCGGACCAGGGCCTTGACCTGGACTTCCTGGTCGGTGGCAGCGGACATCCGGTGCCCCGCGAGTCCCACTGA
- a CDS encoding SDR family NAD(P)-dependent oxidoreductase produces the protein MRKTSSTSHVALVTGANQGIGAATARALAARGVAMLCAYLRPPPGTGEEDAPDPYHAARSTDGEEVAAEIRRAGGRAEAFEADLGDPAVPERLFDLAEDRLGPVDILVNNASGWIQDTFTPDPADRFDRPLRPVTAETWSRQFSVDAMAPALLIGELTRRHRARGADWGRIVGLTSGGELGFPGEVSYGAAKAAQTDYTLSAAAELAGLGITANVVQPPVTDTGWVTDEVRRFVAASPTHFHVADPAEVAKTIVFLASDEAALITGNVITLR, from the coding sequence GTGCGGAAAACATCGTCAACCAGCCATGTCGCCCTGGTGACGGGGGCGAACCAGGGGATCGGCGCCGCGACGGCACGAGCGCTGGCGGCCCGCGGTGTCGCGATGCTCTGCGCCTATCTGCGACCGCCACCCGGCACCGGCGAGGAGGACGCCCCGGATCCGTACCACGCCGCGCGATCCACCGACGGTGAAGAGGTCGCGGCGGAGATCCGCCGGGCCGGAGGGCGGGCGGAGGCCTTTGAGGCGGACCTCGGCGACCCGGCGGTTCCGGAGCGGCTCTTCGACCTCGCCGAGGACCGCCTGGGCCCGGTCGACATCCTGGTCAACAACGCCTCGGGGTGGATCCAGGACACCTTCACCCCCGATCCGGCCGACCGGTTCGACCGGCCGCTGCGCCCCGTCACCGCGGAGACCTGGTCCCGGCAGTTCTCGGTGGACGCGATGGCGCCCGCGCTGCTGATCGGCGAACTGACCCGCCGCCACCGGGCGCGCGGTGCCGACTGGGGGCGGATCGTGGGCCTGACATCGGGAGGCGAACTCGGCTTCCCCGGAGAGGTGTCCTACGGTGCGGCGAAGGCCGCACAGACCGACTACACCCTGTCGGCGGCCGCGGAGCTGGCCGGCCTCGGCATCACGGCCAATGTGGTGCAGCCGCCGGTGACCGACACCGGGTGGGTCACGGACGAGGTCCGGCGGTTCGTCGCCGCGAGCCCCACCCATTTCCATGTCGCCGATCCGGCGGAGGTCGCGAAGACCATCGTCTTCCTCGCCTCGGACGAGGCCGCGCTCATCACCGGAAACGTCATCACCCTTCGCTGA
- a CDS encoding SDR family NAD(P)-dependent oxidoreductase — protein sequence MSGELSGATALVTGATAGIGRAVALRLGALGAEVVVHGRDARRGADVVQEVSATGATARFVAADLAEADDVRRLAAAAGDVDILVNNAGVYRFADTAGTSSEMFDVHMAINARAPLLLVGRLAPGMAARGHGAIVNLSTIAAGAPARAAGAYGASKAALELLTRVWADEFGGRGVRVNAVRSGPVRTPGTSEMGEEALRTVVRATVLDRPAAPEEIAEAVLFLVSSRSSYITGAILEARGGEPAIG from the coding sequence ATGAGTGGTGAGCTGTCCGGTGCCACGGCCCTGGTGACGGGCGCCACGGCGGGGATCGGCCGGGCCGTGGCCCTGCGGCTGGGGGCGCTGGGGGCCGAGGTCGTCGTCCACGGCCGGGACGCGCGCCGGGGCGCGGACGTGGTCCAGGAGGTGTCCGCGACGGGCGCCACGGCCAGGTTCGTGGCGGCGGATCTGGCCGAGGCCGACGATGTGCGGCGGCTGGCCGCCGCGGCGGGGGACGTGGACATCCTGGTCAACAACGCGGGTGTCTACCGGTTCGCGGACACCGCCGGGACCTCGTCCGAGATGTTCGACGTCCATATGGCCATCAACGCCCGTGCGCCGCTTCTGCTGGTGGGACGGCTCGCACCGGGTATGGCCGCCCGGGGCCACGGGGCCATCGTCAACCTCAGCACCATCGCCGCCGGTGCCCCCGCCCGCGCCGCCGGGGCGTACGGCGCATCAAAGGCCGCGCTGGAGCTGCTGACCCGGGTGTGGGCGGATGAGTTCGGCGGCCGCGGAGTCCGGGTCAACGCGGTCCGCTCGGGCCCGGTCCGCACCCCGGGCACCTCTGAGATGGGGGAGGAGGCCCTGCGGACCGTGGTACGGGCCACGGTTCTGGACCGGCCCGCGGCACCCGAGGAGATCGCCGAAGCCGTGCTCTTCCTCGTCTCCTCCCGGTCGAGTTACATCACCGGCGCCATCCTGGAGGCCCGGGGCGGCGAGCCGGCCATCGGCTGA
- a CDS encoding SpoIIE family protein phosphatase, producing MAEWRGTDAVGRSHSWGDERLSLLSAVGTALTDREVMQHALDQAVSELGGLAGLVHWSCGPAGSRTLRLVLAGGLPLAALGGWEEIRQDEAPLAPARAVRDGRFVWLPAASGETAGVGETAGTEETAGVEEAAGVGETAGVGGVPSPGETARAASGSLPAATTVASVPLTGPDGPVGALSVLTGPREPTPEQAAFLEAVGHWAERRLSRSGVGVGDCDEYPWWQQRPGGSVVQQSLDAVKAGSWEWGIHSGEMRWDRAGLTLLGLPGGYERRIESWLNLIHPEDMPRVMAATEKSLRERSGYEAEYRVRRPDGTTGWVQSRAHLELDANGEPVRMLGKVWDTTVSRMARESVGQALRYMSDAFFAVNLDWRITFLNVEAERLVGPAGEVLGRPLWEGPAGTVPELEDRCRRAAADGRPAGFDIQWPTDDRWYHIRLVSVPDGLTAYLTDVTEGRTEAARRAEAERVGTEQATRIRELTSALADAVTTQDVVEVVAEHVLPPFGASGLLIEILEGGRLHLGGAVGYPGVFLRMVDGISAFEGFRPLNDVLDSRLPYFISSVEEYEELFPNLVGRPALSQKKAWAVLPMIASGVAIGVCIVSFAEPRQFSGDERTLLTAFTGMVAQAIARARLYDAEHARAQELQRGLLPRALPTPAALTAAVRYLPASSGTDIGGDWYDVIPLSAERVALVIGDVMGHGLAEAATMGRLRTAVHTLANLELPPEEVLAHLNEVVSDLGDDSYATCLYAVYDPVSGWCSLARAGHPPPLIVRPDGSVECLDPTPDPPLGAAEPPFATVDLQLPDGSLLVLYTDGLVESAARDIDTGIAECTQVLTSEYGRLLTCPPDRPRTSGRSAGSEHGVDHDRLDRLCDLLVGVMLPPKLLTADDTALLIARLHGLASGNTAGWPLPEDPVAAGLARTHVREQLRAWGLDELITTTELLVSELVANVVRHARGPTRLRLIRGRSLICEVSDASATTPRIRRAAETDEGGRGLQLVSALSQRWGTRYTAEGKCIWTEQPIAWTGAPP from the coding sequence ATGGCGGAGTGGCGCGGAACAGACGCGGTGGGGCGCTCCCACTCATGGGGCGATGAACGGCTCTCCCTCCTCTCGGCCGTCGGCACCGCGCTCACCGACCGCGAGGTAATGCAGCACGCCCTTGACCAGGCGGTCTCCGAGCTGGGCGGACTCGCGGGCCTGGTGCACTGGTCCTGCGGCCCGGCCGGGAGCCGTACGCTGCGCCTGGTCCTCGCCGGCGGGCTGCCGCTCGCCGCCCTCGGCGGCTGGGAGGAGATCCGCCAGGACGAGGCCCCGCTCGCCCCCGCGCGCGCAGTGCGCGACGGCCGCTTCGTATGGCTGCCGGCGGCCTCCGGCGAGACCGCCGGGGTCGGGGAAACCGCCGGGACCGAGGAGACCGCCGGGGTCGAGGAGGCCGCCGGGGTCGGGGAAACCGCCGGGGTCGGCGGGGTCCCCAGCCCCGGGGAGACCGCCCGCGCCGCCTCCGGGAGCCTTCCGGCCGCGACCACGGTGGCGTCCGTTCCGCTGACCGGGCCGGACGGGCCGGTGGGCGCGCTGTCCGTCCTCACCGGCCCACGGGAGCCGACCCCCGAGCAGGCCGCCTTCCTCGAGGCGGTGGGGCACTGGGCGGAGCGTCGCCTCTCGCGGTCGGGAGTCGGGGTCGGCGACTGCGACGAGTACCCGTGGTGGCAGCAGCGGCCGGGCGGCTCGGTGGTCCAGCAGTCCCTGGACGCGGTCAAGGCCGGCTCCTGGGAATGGGGCATCCACAGCGGTGAGATGCGCTGGGACCGGGCGGGGCTGACACTTCTCGGCCTCCCCGGCGGCTACGAACGGCGGATCGAGAGCTGGCTCAACCTCATCCACCCCGAGGACATGCCGCGGGTGATGGCCGCCACCGAGAAGTCGCTGCGCGAGCGGAGCGGTTACGAGGCCGAGTACCGCGTCCGCCGCCCCGACGGCACCACCGGCTGGGTGCAGAGCCGTGCCCATCTCGAGCTCGACGCGAACGGCGAGCCTGTCCGCATGCTCGGGAAGGTCTGGGACACCACCGTGAGCCGGATGGCGCGGGAGTCGGTCGGGCAGGCGCTGCGGTACATGAGCGACGCGTTCTTCGCGGTGAACCTGGACTGGCGGATCACCTTCCTCAATGTCGAGGCCGAGCGTCTGGTCGGCCCGGCCGGAGAGGTGCTCGGCAGGCCGCTCTGGGAGGGCCCCGCGGGCACGGTCCCCGAGCTGGAGGACCGCTGCCGGCGCGCCGCCGCCGACGGCAGGCCGGCCGGGTTCGACATCCAGTGGCCCACCGACGACCGCTGGTACCACATCCGGCTGGTCTCCGTGCCCGATGGGCTGACGGCCTATCTCACCGATGTCACCGAAGGACGCACCGAGGCCGCACGGCGCGCGGAGGCCGAGCGGGTCGGCACCGAACAGGCGACCCGGATACGAGAGTTGACGAGTGCGCTCGCCGATGCGGTGACCACCCAGGACGTCGTCGAGGTCGTCGCCGAGCATGTCCTGCCGCCGTTCGGCGCATCGGGTCTGCTGATCGAGATCCTGGAGGGCGGCCGATTGCACCTGGGCGGAGCGGTCGGGTATCCGGGCGTCTTCCTCCGCATGGTCGACGGGATCTCGGCATTCGAGGGCTTCCGCCCGCTCAATGATGTACTCGACTCGCGCCTGCCCTACTTCATCTCATCGGTCGAGGAGTACGAGGAGCTCTTCCCCAACCTGGTCGGCAGACCCGCCCTCTCGCAGAAGAAGGCCTGGGCAGTGCTGCCCATGATCGCCTCGGGAGTCGCCATCGGCGTCTGTATCGTCTCCTTCGCCGAGCCCCGGCAGTTCTCCGGCGATGAGCGCACCCTGCTCACCGCCTTCACCGGCATGGTCGCCCAGGCGATAGCCCGGGCCCGCCTCTACGACGCGGAGCACGCCCGCGCCCAGGAGCTCCAGCGCGGTCTGCTCCCCCGGGCGCTGCCCACTCCGGCCGCCCTCACCGCCGCCGTCCGCTATCTGCCCGCCAGCAGCGGTACGGATATCGGCGGCGACTGGTACGACGTCATCCCTCTGTCCGCCGAGCGGGTGGCCCTCGTCATCGGAGACGTAATGGGCCACGGTCTGGCCGAGGCCGCCACCATGGGGCGGCTGCGCACCGCCGTGCACACGCTCGCCAACCTGGAGCTGCCCCCCGAGGAGGTCCTGGCCCATCTGAACGAGGTCGTCAGCGATCTGGGCGACGACTCCTACGCCACCTGTCTCTACGCGGTGTACGACCCCGTCTCGGGATGGTGCTCCCTGGCCCGCGCCGGTCATCCCCCACCCCTGATCGTGCGGCCCGACGGAAGCGTGGAGTGCCTGGACCCGACGCCCGATCCACCGCTGGGCGCCGCCGAGCCCCCGTTCGCCACCGTGGATCTCCAGTTGCCCGACGGCAGTCTGCTGGTGCTGTACACCGACGGTCTGGTCGAGTCCGCGGCACGCGACATCGACACCGGCATCGCCGAGTGCACCCAGGTGCTCACCAGCGAGTACGGCCGACTCCTCACCTGTCCTCCCGACCGTCCGCGTACGAGCGGCCGGAGCGCGGGCAGTGAACACGGGGTGGACCACGACCGACTCGACCGGCTCTGCGACCTCCTGGTCGGGGTCATGCTGCCCCCGAAGCTGCTGACCGCCGACGACACCGCCCTGCTGATCGCCCGGCTCCACGGGCTGGCGTCCGGGAACACCGCCGGGTGGCCGTTGCCGGAAGACCCGGTGGCCGCGGGTCTCGCCCGCACCCATGTGCGCGAACAACTCCGGGCATGGGGGCTCGACGAGCTCATCACAACCACCGAACTGCTGGTCAGCGAGCTCGTCGCCAATGTCGTCCGGCACGCCAGGGGGCCCACCAGGCTCCGGCTGATCCGCGGCAGATCGCTGATCTGCGAGGTCTCGGACGCCAGCGCCACCACCCCCCGGATCCGCCGGGCGGCCGAGACGGACGAGGGAGGGCGGGGGCTGCAGTTGGTCTCCGCGCTCTCGCAGCGCTGGGGGACCCGTTACACCGCCGAGGGCAAGTGCATCTGGACGGAACAGCCCATCGCGTGGACCGGTGCGCCGCCCTGA